The following coding sequences are from one Candidatus Eisenbacteria bacterium window:
- a CDS encoding T9SS type A sorting domain-containing protein: MWERRSLSLNRKFFAAVFVLALLVLPAQCVLAALGNGKLQIHHIDVAQGDGILIISPQGQLAIVDDGTYTNCPLFVNYITGLGVTNFDYNFASHYHADHIGCLDDLTAAGVVLNIAGYDRGYSYSSQTYTDYVNALGSKRQTMTKNQTITLDAGSANPVYIKCVDLNGAGVYSPTGSDENSKSVVLKVTYGNFDEVMGGDLTGGSSNDVETTVGPEVGDVEVYKVHHHGSATSSIDNWLTAITAEVGVISVGTNSYGHPTSEALSRLHNHNVKTYWTETGSGASPVSGWDKVGGTIIVEADPGAGAAYTVKGSGFTDTYYNSGGGIATKTYYPTSTTMLIGTIASGSYLNLAADDASYMRVNSAKSGKKYYTDWYGSTGIAETPTKLTITYDGKYSTSRTQTLHLYNFSSSSWTQVDQASVGTSDVTRTYTMTSPSNFVSASGEIRARVTADARASSYSCSADYLAYTIEYATATIAALPSGKEKEHAYEAAAPQAPEALTSSRPPLLGEIRAWPNPFNPVISISFELERSIDGEVSMYDVSGRKILVLAKGRLDKGSNVLMWSGTDANGRRLSSGVYVARLDGEGVSSSTKVLLAR, from the coding sequence ATGTGGGAAAGAAGATCTCTATCTCTAAACAGAAAATTCTTTGCGGCTGTCTTCGTTCTTGCTTTGTTGGTCCTGCCTGCCCAGTGCGTGTTGGCTGCGCTGGGAAACGGCAAGCTTCAGATTCATCACATTGATGTCGCCCAGGGAGACGGAATCCTGATCATCAGCCCCCAGGGGCAACTGGCAATAGTCGATGACGGCACGTATACGAACTGCCCATTGTTCGTGAACTACATCACGGGTCTGGGCGTCACGAACTTCGACTATAACTTTGCATCGCACTACCACGCCGACCACATCGGATGTCTCGACGACCTTACTGCTGCCGGTGTTGTGCTGAACATCGCTGGATATGACAGGGGTTATTCCTATTCCAGCCAAACCTATACGGACTACGTGAATGCATTGGGCAGCAAGAGACAGACGATGACAAAGAATCAGACCATCACACTTGATGCAGGTTCTGCCAATCCTGTCTATATCAAGTGTGTTGATTTGAACGGTGCCGGCGTTTATTCGCCCACCGGCTCGGACGAGAACTCAAAGAGCGTGGTCCTCAAGGTTACCTACGGCAATTTCGATGAAGTGATGGGAGGTGACCTGACGGGAGGTTCCAGTAACGACGTTGAGACCACGGTCGGGCCCGAAGTCGGAGACGTAGAGGTGTATAAGGTCCATCACCATGGTTCCGCCACTTCATCGATTGACAACTGGCTGACTGCGATCACCGCTGAAGTAGGTGTGATCTCCGTCGGCACCAACAGCTACGGGCATCCCACATCGGAAGCTTTGAGCAGGCTGCATAATCACAATGTGAAGACGTATTGGACCGAAACCGGTTCCGGAGCTTCTCCCGTTTCCGGCTGGGACAAGGTAGGAGGCACGATCATAGTCGAAGCTGATCCTGGCGCTGGGGCAGCTTACACGGTAAAGGGTAGCGGGTTCACTGATACGTACTACAATTCCGGCGGCGGGATAGCGACGAAGACCTACTACCCGACAAGCACCACGATGCTGATAGGGACTATTGCCTCGGGGAGCTACCTGAATCTTGCGGCCGATGATGCGAGTTACATGAGAGTAAACTCCGCCAAGAGTGGGAAGAAATACTACACAGACTGGTACGGCTCAACTGGGATCGCTGAGACACCGACCAAGCTGACAATTACGTACGATGGAAAGTATTCGACGTCCAGAACCCAGACGCTCCACCTCTACAACTTCTCCTCAAGCTCCTGGACACAGGTGGACCAGGCAAGCGTAGGCACATCCGATGTGACCCGTACCTATACAATGACGTCTCCGTCCAACTTCGTGTCTGCGAGCGGGGAGATTAGGGCGAGGGTGACTGCGGACGCCAGAGCCTCCAGCTATTCATGTTCGGCGGACTATCTTGCATACACCATCGAGTACGCAACAGCGACCATTGCGGCCCTTCCTTCCGGCAAAGAGAAAGAGCACGCATATGAAGCCGCTGCTCCTCAGGCGCCAGAAGCTTTGACTTCATCCCGGCCTCCGCTTCTCGGAGAAATCCGGGCATGGCCCAACCCGTTCAATCCGGTCATCAGCATCAGTTTCGAGCTCGAGAGATCTATTGATGGCGAGGTTTCTATGTATGACGTTTCAGGCCGGAAGATTCTCGTGCTTGCGAAGGGAAGACTGGATAAGGGATCGAATGTTCTCATGTGGAGCGGAACAGACGCAAACGGCAGGCGACTGAGTTCCGGCGTCTATGTCGCCAGGCTTGATGGCGAGGGCGTGTCGAGCTCGACAAAGGTTCTCCTTGCGCGTTGA
- a CDS encoding rhodanese-like domain-containing protein, whose amino-acid sequence MLIAINIAIFASAIGIVFNVISPSGIEIKVKPAVKITATSYIPVETPSAPGLTKTVPSEAESIKAAPPKIAVPKAASPGTAKERTVNEDAGSQPEKTVAAPAAGTPGESPGAVRAPETKVRTQPEAIKENIDIRKTKELFDAGNAIFLDARPEFEYLEGHIKGALSLSDSRFDYQYGLIRNKIRKDDTLVVYCRDAECDLSDLVADRLNKLGYTRIYVLKDGWYGWADAGYPVEGGRIR is encoded by the coding sequence GTGCTGATAGCCATAAACATTGCTATTTTTGCCTCGGCGATTGGAATTGTATTCAATGTTATCAGTCCTTCCGGCATTGAAATCAAGGTGAAGCCGGCCGTGAAAATTACGGCAACTTCGTACATCCCCGTAGAAACACCCTCGGCTCCTGGGCTCACGAAGACGGTGCCATCAGAAGCCGAGTCCATAAAGGCAGCACCACCGAAAATTGCGGTGCCAAAGGCAGCAAGTCCGGGCACTGCGAAAGAGCGTACAGTCAACGAAGATGCCGGCAGTCAGCCTGAAAAGACTGTTGCGGCACCCGCTGCCGGGACACCGGGAGAATCTCCTGGCGCAGTTAGGGCTCCTGAAACCAAAGTCCGGACTCAACCCGAGGCAATAAAGGAGAACATTGACATACGCAAGACGAAAGAACTGTTCGATGCAGGCAACGCGATATTTCTCGACGCAAGACCTGAGTTCGAATACTTGGAGGGTCACATCAAAGGAGCGCTTTCTCTTTCTGACAGCAGGTTTGACTATCAGTACGGCTTGATCAGAAACAAGATACGGAAGGACGATACTCTCGTGGTCTATTGCCGCGATGCCGAGTGTGATCTGAGCGACCTAGTTGCAGACAGATTGAACAAGCTTGGATACACCAGAATATATGTTCTCAAAGACGGCTGGTATGGCTGGGCTGATGCCGGATACCCCGTTGAAGGAGGAAGAATAAGATGA
- a CDS encoding MauE/DoxX family redox-associated membrane protein, whose translation MIQGENREHNMTSAPTAGSGFCGNLRKFSSNHKVLFVMRIIVGVIFILASVYKVGNPDHFRAVVAEYRLMPEQLVPLVAVTLPWVEFICGVMLILGVYSRSNALIVVGVLCVYIAGMTINLSRGLVHDCGCFDFFNEEIGIGTIVRDLVFLILAIPILLYDRNSLLKKT comes from the coding sequence ATGATCCAGGGCGAAAACAGGGAGCATAACATGACAAGTGCGCCTACCGCCGGATCCGGTTTCTGCGGGAACCTCAGAAAATTCTCGTCGAATCACAAAGTCCTTTTTGTCATGAGGATAATTGTGGGCGTGATTTTCATCCTTGCGAGCGTTTACAAAGTCGGCAATCCGGATCATTTCAGGGCAGTCGTGGCAGAATACAGATTAATGCCGGAGCAGCTTGTCCCGCTAGTGGCAGTCACTCTGCCCTGGGTTGAGTTCATATGCGGGGTCATGCTGATACTCGGCGTGTATTCAAGGAGCAATGCCCTCATCGTTGTCGGAGTTCTGTGTGTTTATATCGCCGGGATGACGATCAATCTAAGCAGGGGATTGGTTCACGACTGCGGCTGCTTTGATTTTTTCAATGAAGAAATCGGGATTGGCACAATCGTGAGAGATCTGGTGTTCCTGATTCTGGCCATCCCGATTCTGCTCTATGACAGGAATTCTCTGCTGAAGAAAACATAG